In Nitrospirota bacterium, one genomic interval encodes:
- a CDS encoding efflux RND transporter permease subunit, whose product MIAALLAFSLRQRILVVAVAAVLAVGGLYAFESLPIDAFPDVTNIQVQVLTDAPGLSPVEVERFITYPIELQVTGLPGLAEIRSISKFALSQITAVFHDDVDIYFARQLVLERLMSVRERLPKGTEPVMAPVTTGLGEVYQYYLDEPGAQPDDQASIEAQLTDQRTIQDWVLRPLLKSVPGVIDVNALGGFVKQYQVLVDPAKLRKYDLTLHEVFDAVAKNNANAGGNILEQHAERAIVRGLGLIKTTADIDTIVVKETGGTPVFVRDVADVRIGHAVRHGAAVVNGEREVVAGIVLMLRGGNAREVVQAVKAKAEAMRREQVLPVGLTLVPFYDRIELVTAAVHTVRDALVEGILLVVLILFLFMGTVRSALIVIATLLITPLITFIVMGRMGLSANLMSLGGLAIAVGEIADGSVVMVENIHRHLSQPGGPQRPRWEIVFQASKEVGRPLLFGILIISVVFLPLMTLHGMEGKMFAPLAYTIVIALLVSALLTLTLSPVLSALLLRAGWAEDTRLTVWAKQLYLPVLRWTLAHRGTVIAAATALLILSLALVPLVGREFVPILDEGALTPQIVRLPSVSLPESIDMEKRAQMVLRQFLEVRLAVSKIGRSEIANTPEEPNESDPVVLLHPKERWTTAHTKSDLVDAMRRKLADVPGISVLMSQPIQERVDELISGIRTECAVKLFGDDLELLKEKADEIAAALQTIRGVRDVKVEQIAGQPYLTVDIDRNKIARHGINVADVQEIIETAVGGKPATAVYEGVRRFQLILRFPKEYRNGVRAIGEIRVKSAAGALIPMSDLATIEWREGPARISREQARRRIYVGFNVVGRDIGGVVDEGRRTLAESIRLPQGYQIVWGGAFENMERAMNRLLVVVPITIGLIFLLLFWTFHSLRYATLIMLNLPFALVGGILSLWLTGQYLSVPASIGFIELFALAVGNGIVLVSYIHQLRQEGRSADEATVIGCSLRLRPVLMTMLTTLLGLFPLAIAQGIGAEVQRPLATVVIGGLFTSTLLTLVLLPALYHWFEDPQTEASDVG is encoded by the coding sequence ATGATCGCGGCGCTCCTGGCATTCTCGCTCCGTCAACGCATCCTCGTGGTCGCCGTGGCCGCGGTGTTGGCCGTCGGCGGGCTCTATGCGTTCGAGTCCCTGCCGATCGACGCCTTCCCCGACGTGACCAACATCCAAGTCCAAGTCCTCACCGACGCGCCGGGCCTCTCGCCCGTGGAAGTCGAACGGTTCATCACCTACCCGATCGAACTGCAGGTGACCGGCCTGCCGGGCCTGGCCGAAATCCGCTCGATCTCCAAATTCGCCCTGTCGCAGATCACCGCGGTCTTTCACGACGACGTGGACATCTACTTTGCGCGCCAGCTCGTGCTCGAGCGGCTCATGTCGGTCCGGGAGCGCCTGCCGAAAGGGACGGAGCCGGTGATGGCTCCGGTCACGACCGGCCTGGGGGAAGTCTATCAATATTACCTGGACGAGCCGGGGGCGCAGCCTGACGACCAGGCGTCCATCGAGGCGCAGCTGACCGATCAGCGCACGATCCAGGACTGGGTGCTCCGCCCCCTCCTCAAAAGCGTGCCGGGCGTGATCGACGTGAATGCATTGGGCGGGTTCGTCAAGCAATACCAGGTGCTGGTCGATCCGGCCAAGCTGCGGAAATACGACTTGACGCTGCACGAAGTCTTCGACGCGGTGGCAAAGAACAACGCCAATGCCGGCGGCAACATCCTGGAGCAGCACGCGGAGCGGGCGATCGTGCGCGGGCTGGGCCTGATCAAAACCACGGCGGACATCGACACCATCGTCGTCAAAGAGACCGGCGGGACGCCGGTATTCGTGCGCGACGTGGCCGATGTGCGGATCGGCCACGCCGTGCGCCATGGCGCCGCGGTGGTGAACGGGGAGCGGGAGGTGGTGGCCGGCATCGTGTTGATGCTGCGCGGCGGCAACGCCAGGGAGGTCGTGCAGGCGGTCAAGGCCAAGGCGGAGGCTATGCGCCGCGAACAGGTCTTGCCCGTCGGACTCACCCTGGTGCCCTTCTACGATCGCATCGAGTTGGTCACCGCCGCGGTCCACACGGTCCGCGACGCCTTGGTCGAGGGCATCCTCTTGGTCGTGCTGATTTTGTTCCTCTTCATGGGCACCGTCCGATCCGCCCTGATCGTGATCGCCACGCTCCTCATCACGCCGCTGATTACGTTCATCGTCATGGGCCGGATGGGGCTATCGGCGAACCTCATGTCGCTCGGCGGACTCGCCATCGCGGTCGGCGAAATCGCGGACGGTTCGGTGGTCATGGTCGAGAACATCCACCGTCACCTGTCGCAACCCGGCGGGCCGCAACGCCCCCGCTGGGAGATCGTGTTCCAGGCTTCGAAAGAAGTGGGCCGGCCGTTGCTGTTCGGCATTCTGATCATCAGCGTCGTGTTCCTCCCGCTCATGACCCTCCACGGGATGGAAGGCAAAATGTTCGCGCCGTTGGCCTACACCATCGTGATCGCCCTCCTGGTGTCCGCCCTGCTGACGCTCACGTTGTCGCCGGTCCTGTCGGCGCTGCTGTTGCGGGCCGGATGGGCGGAAGATACGCGGCTGACGGTCTGGGCGAAACAGCTGTACCTGCCCGTGCTCCGCTGGACGCTGGCTCATCGTGGAACGGTCATCGCCGCCGCGACCGCGCTCCTCATCCTCAGCCTGGCCTTGGTCCCCCTGGTCGGGCGTGAGTTCGTTCCGATCCTGGACGAAGGGGCGCTCACCCCCCAGATCGTCCGACTCCCGTCCGTCTCCCTGCCGGAGTCCATCGACATGGAGAAACGGGCCCAGATGGTCCTCCGCCAATTCCTCGAAGTGCGGCTGGCCGTGAGCAAGATCGGCCGCTCCGAGATCGCCAACACCCCCGAAGAGCCCAACGAAAGCGATCCGGTCGTCCTGCTGCATCCGAAGGAACGCTGGACCACCGCGCACACGAAGTCGGACTTGGTGGACGCGATGCGGCGGAAACTGGCCGACGTGCCCGGCATCTCGGTCCTGATGAGTCAGCCGATCCAGGAGCGCGTCGATGAGTTGATCTCCGGCATCAGGACCGAATGCGCGGTCAAGCTCTTCGGGGACGACCTGGAGCTGCTCAAGGAGAAGGCCGACGAGATCGCCGCGGCTCTGCAGACGATCAGGGGGGTGCGGGACGTGAAAGTCGAACAGATCGCTGGCCAGCCCTATCTCACGGTGGACATCGACCGAAACAAGATCGCCCGTCACGGGATCAACGTCGCGGATGTTCAGGAGATCATCGAAACGGCCGTGGGCGGCAAACCGGCCACGGCCGTCTACGAAGGCGTGCGCCGGTTCCAATTGATCCTGCGCTTCCCGAAGGAGTATCGCAACGGGGTGCGCGCGATCGGCGAGATTCGCGTGAAGTCGGCCGCCGGCGCCTTGATCCCGATGAGCGATCTGGCGACGATCGAATGGCGGGAGGGGCCCGCCCGCATCAGCCGCGAACAGGCGCGGCGGCGCATTTACGTCGGCTTCAACGTGGTCGGGCGCGATATCGGCGGCGTGGTCGATGAGGGACGGCGAACACTGGCCGAGTCCATCCGGCTCCCGCAAGGCTACCAGATCGTCTGGGGCGGGGCCTTTGAGAACATGGAGCGCGCGATGAACCGTTTGCTGGTCGTCGTCCCGATCACGATCGGATTGATCTTCCTGCTGTTGTTCTGGACATTCCATTCGCTGCGCTACGCCACGCTGATCATGTTGAACCTTCCCTTCGCCTTGGTCGGCGGGATTCTCTCCCTGTGGCTGACCGGCCAATACCTGAGCGTGCCGGCGTCGATCGGATTCATCGAACTGTTCGCGCTCGCGGTGGGAAACGGAATCGTGCTGGTTTCCTACATTCACCAGCTCCGCCAGGAAGGCCGGTCCGCGGACGAGGCCACGGTGATCGGCTGCTCGCTGCGGCTGCGGCCGGTGCTGATGACCATGCTGACGACACTGCTCGGGCTTTTTCCTCTGGCCATCGCCCAAGGGATCGGTGCCGAGGTCCAACGGCCCCTCGCCACCGTCGTCATTGGCGGCCTGTTCACCTCGACGCTCCTGACCCTGGTCCTGTTGCCGGCCCTGTACCACTGGTTCGAGGACCCCCAGACCGAAGCGTCTGACGTCGGTTAG
- a CDS encoding cation-translocating P-type ATPase gives MPSHWHTFRPEALAQELRSSVHAGLTEEEACLRLSQHGLNELPEAPPVSPFTLFFAQFSNLIIWVLIGAAILSGLLQEWVDAAAILAIVFLNAILGFAQEYKAERSLAALKRLSVATARVIRGGTLRSIHARELVPGDLIQVEAGDHVPSDTRLVYATGLRAQEAALTGESTPVDKSAEALPDATAALADRRNLLFLGTDIIAGKGLALVVSTGLRTELGRIASMIQKAGGEGTPLQRRLEQLGHQLLYLSLSIVTVVFLLGLLRGEPLIGMFLTAVSLAVAAIPEGLPAIVTMTLALGVTRMVKRHVLIRRLPAVETLGSTTVICTDKTGTLTKNEMTVTRLYAGGRIFEVTGEGYAPIGEVVGMVKAEVEVKETQEASVLPQPRPQPEPGSSNALRELLTAAVLCNGATLREERSVWQIVGDPTEGALLVAAAKGRLFKDQLEADHSFLGEAPFDPERKMMTVVRKTAQGVAAYVKGAPDLLLQRCTRRMTADGRVEPLSASDKQQIMAMNSAFAQDALRVLGLAERPLEQKPDAYRASDIEQDLIFLGLVAMKDPLRPEALVAVNACREAGIRTVMITGDHRDTAAAIAGELGLLDGGDTISGADLDRLSDEELGRQVERFSVYARVSAEHKLRIVRAWKARGAIVAMTGDGVNDAPAVKEADIGIAMGLTGTDVTKEASAMVVTDDNFASIAAAVEEGRGIYDNIQKSVHYLLSCNIGEVLVMLLATLIGLPLPLLPVQILWINLVTDGLPALALAVDPADPDLMRRPPRRPDRRFISKERIIFLFVQGLFMALVTTAAFAYCLYGMDQDLDRARTLTFTILVMVQLFHAFNCRSDRHSLFTIGWLTNKPLLWAAASSAALQAVILLTPWTRDLFKVAPFDPEHWLLALGLGLTPLTAMELWKRAGGRRPGPAK, from the coding sequence ATGCCCTCACACTGGCACACATTTCGGCCCGAGGCGCTGGCCCAAGAACTGCGGTCAAGCGTGCATGCAGGGCTGACCGAGGAAGAGGCCTGCCTCCGACTCTCGCAGCATGGGTTGAATGAACTGCCCGAAGCCCCGCCCGTTTCTCCGTTCACGCTGTTCTTCGCGCAATTTTCAAATCTCATCATCTGGGTCCTGATCGGCGCGGCGATCCTGTCCGGCCTGCTCCAGGAATGGGTGGATGCCGCGGCCATCCTGGCCATCGTGTTCCTCAACGCAATCCTCGGCTTTGCCCAGGAGTACAAGGCCGAACGGTCGCTGGCGGCGCTCAAGCGACTCTCGGTCGCGACCGCACGCGTGATCCGGGGAGGGACCCTCCGGTCCATCCACGCCCGCGAACTGGTCCCGGGCGACCTGATCCAGGTCGAAGCGGGAGACCATGTTCCGAGCGACACGCGCCTCGTCTATGCGACGGGCCTGCGCGCGCAGGAAGCGGCGCTCACGGGCGAATCCACGCCCGTCGACAAGTCCGCCGAGGCTCTGCCCGACGCGACTGCGGCCTTGGCCGATCGGCGCAACCTGCTCTTCCTGGGCACCGATATCATCGCCGGCAAGGGCCTCGCGCTGGTGGTCTCGACGGGCCTCCGGACAGAACTGGGGCGCATCGCCTCCATGATCCAGAAAGCCGGAGGGGAGGGCACCCCGCTGCAGCGGCGGCTGGAACAGCTGGGACACCAGCTCCTCTACCTGTCGCTGAGCATCGTCACGGTCGTCTTCCTGCTGGGACTCCTGCGGGGAGAACCGTTGATCGGGATGTTCCTCACCGCGGTCAGCCTAGCGGTCGCGGCGATACCGGAAGGGTTGCCGGCCATCGTCACCATGACGTTGGCATTGGGTGTGACCCGGATGGTGAAACGCCATGTGTTGATCCGACGCCTGCCGGCCGTGGAAACGCTGGGCTCCACGACGGTCATCTGCACCGACAAGACCGGCACGCTCACCAAGAACGAGATGACCGTCACACGCCTATACGCGGGCGGACGCATCTTCGAGGTCACCGGCGAGGGCTACGCGCCGATCGGGGAGGTTGTGGGAATGGTCAAGGCTGAGGTTGAGGTCAAGGAGACCCAGGAGGCGTCGGTCTTACCTCAACCTCGACCTCAACCTGAGCCTGGATCGAGCAATGCTTTGCGGGAGCTGCTGACCGCCGCCGTCCTGTGCAACGGCGCCACGCTGCGAGAAGAACGGAGCGTCTGGCAGATCGTCGGCGACCCGACGGAGGGCGCGCTTTTGGTGGCGGCAGCCAAGGGCCGCCTTTTCAAGGATCAACTGGAAGCGGATCACTCCTTCCTGGGCGAGGCTCCCTTCGATCCGGAACGAAAAATGATGACCGTGGTCCGGAAGACCGCCCAAGGAGTTGCGGCCTATGTAAAGGGAGCCCCGGACCTGCTCTTGCAGCGGTGTACGCGTCGGATGACGGCCGATGGACGGGTGGAGCCTTTGAGTGCCTCCGACAAGCAGCAGATCATGGCGATGAACAGTGCCTTCGCGCAAGATGCTTTACGGGTGCTGGGGCTCGCCGAACGGCCCCTGGAGCAGAAACCCGACGCGTATCGCGCGAGCGACATCGAACAGGATCTGATTTTTTTAGGCTTGGTCGCGATGAAAGATCCGCTACGGCCGGAAGCCCTCGTCGCCGTGAACGCCTGCCGCGAGGCGGGCATCAGAACCGTCATGATCACCGGGGACCATCGGGACACGGCGGCGGCCATCGCCGGGGAGTTGGGCTTGCTGGATGGAGGGGACACGATATCCGGCGCGGACCTCGACCGGCTGTCGGACGAGGAGTTGGGGCGACAGGTCGAGCGGTTCTCCGTCTATGCCCGGGTGTCCGCCGAACATAAGCTCCGCATCGTCCGGGCCTGGAAGGCCCGCGGGGCGATCGTGGCCATGACCGGCGACGGGGTCAACGATGCGCCGGCCGTGAAGGAGGCGGACATCGGCATCGCGATGGGACTCACCGGCACCGACGTGACGAAAGAAGCATCCGCCATGGTCGTGACCGACGACAATTTCGCTTCCATCGCCGCGGCAGTCGAGGAGGGACGCGGCATTTACGACAATATCCAAAAATCCGTCCACTACTTGCTGTCCTGCAATATCGGCGAGGTGCTGGTCATGCTTCTGGCCACGCTGATCGGACTACCCCTGCCGCTGCTGCCGGTGCAGATACTCTGGATCAACCTGGTCACGGACGGATTGCCGGCCCTGGCCCTGGCCGTGGACCCGGCGGACCCGGACCTCATGAGACGACCCCCGCGCCGGCCCGACCGCCGGTTCATTTCGAAGGAACGGATCATCTTTCTGTTTGTTCAAGGCCTGTTCATGGCGCTGGTCACGACCGCCGCCTTTGCTTATTGCTTGTACGGTATGGACCAAGATCTCGATCGGGCCAGGACCCTCACCTTCACAATTCTGGTCATGGTCCAACTCTTCCATGCTTTTAACTGCCGGAGCGATCGCCATTCCCTGTTCACCATCGGATGGCTGACGAACAAGCCTCTCTTGTGGGCCGCAGCCAGCTCGGCCGCCTTGCAGGCCGTAATCCTTCTGACGCCATGGACCCGCGACCTTTTCAAGGTCGCCCCCTTTGATCCCGAACATTGGCTGCTGGCGCTGGGCCTGGGCCTGACCCCGTTGACGGCGATGGAGTTGTGGAAACGAGCGGGCGGGCGGAGGCCGGGGCCGGCGAAGTGA
- a CDS encoding trypsin-like serine protease — protein MRARRKPRPFYFPVRLLRLVPIWGTMPLHMKSRSPSRAFTVGLGAALCSLWLAVLWVAEARSADNGTAGAKPKPMTVPEVVAMVRPSVVTVMSRGVPPSAVQHPSPPGSGSGLIVDEAGFILTNNHLVEGVKSVVVGLHNGRMTPGRVVGRDFLLDLAVIKINAKDLVAAKLGRTAELQIGETVVAIGNPFALKGGSTVTVGVVSAMDRSILAPNGETLYDLIQTDAAINPGNSGGPLVDLSGQVVGINAAVAPAAQAISYAISIDAAAPHIQSMLVRGAVMRPDVGFVPVTVTPSIVASFNLEVDRGVLAVQVESSKPAAEAGLSFGDVITAIDNIQLYNISDFWHIFLRTGGAAPAQLTVYGKNGQFTTPLPRIPSAAPAR, from the coding sequence ATGCGGGCGAGGCGCAAGCCTCGCCCGTTTTATTTTCCGGTGCGTCTCTTGAGACTTGTTCCGATTTGGGGGACAATGCCACTTCATATGAAGAGCCGGTCACCTTCCCGTGCTTTTACGGTCGGCCTGGGCGCCGCCCTCTGCTCCCTCTGGCTTGCGGTGCTTTGGGTCGCGGAGGCCCGGTCTGCCGACAACGGCACCGCCGGCGCGAAGCCCAAGCCGATGACGGTGCCGGAGGTCGTGGCGATGGTGCGGCCGTCGGTCGTCACCGTCATGAGCCGGGGCGTGCCGCCCAGCGCGGTGCAGCACCCCTCCCCGCCCGGCTCCGGGTCCGGCCTCATCGTGGATGAAGCCGGGTTCATCCTGACGAACAATCACCTGGTGGAGGGGGTCAAGAGCGTCGTGGTCGGCCTGCACAACGGGCGCATGACGCCCGGCCGCGTCGTCGGGCGCGATTTTCTCCTGGACCTGGCAGTGATCAAAATCAACGCCAAGGACTTGGTGGCGGCCAAGCTGGGCCGTACCGCCGAACTCCAGATCGGCGAGACGGTCGTGGCGATCGGCAATCCCTTCGCCTTGAAAGGCGGCTCCACGGTGACGGTGGGGGTGGTCAGCGCCATGGACCGTTCGATCCTTGCGCCGAACGGCGAGACCCTCTACGACTTGATTCAGACCGACGCGGCCATCAATCCCGGCAACAGCGGGGGACCGCTCGTGGACCTATCGGGGCAGGTGGTGGGCATCAATGCGGCCGTGGCGCCGGCGGCTCAGGCCATCAGCTACGCGATTTCGATCGACGCGGCCGCTCCCCACATTCAGTCCATGCTGGTCCGAGGGGCCGTCATGCGGCCGGATGTGGGGTTCGTGCCGGTCACCGTGACCCCGAGCATCGTGGCCAGTTTCAACCTGGAAGTTGACCGGGGGGTGCTGGCGGTTCAGGTGGAATCGTCCAAGCCGGCGGCCGAGGCGGGCCTGTCGTTCGGCGATGTCATCACCGCCATCGACAACATCCAGCTCTACAACATCAGCGACTTCTGGCACATCTTTCTTCGGACCGGCGGTGCGGCGCCGGCGCAGTTGACGGTGTACGGCAAAAACGGCCAGTTCACCACGCCCCTCCCCCGTATTCCTTCGGCCGCCCCTGCTCGGTAG
- a CDS encoding sigma-70 family RNA polymerase sigma factor: MRKDQLIEEQQEDIEPAEALDVETDDPEASTMLGVIGREPGEAEPTEEPGPVVKGPAGRIEDQSMALESLYFRSFGERKLLNRDEEITLAKGLDRGTRGIRAALREAVVFAARMRKTDKREAALAVLNEVRGLSGFSAIVLEQADKALEALVAESRTSGKTAAFRVKRLSAIRKQLRESRAMLEKAKDEMVRCNLRLVVDIAKHYNGRGLTLLDLVQEGNMGLMKAAERYQYRKGFKFSTYATWWIRQGITRALADQSRTIRIPVHMTEASHRIVRTARRLVQQLGREARLEEIGKAMHQRPDKIQETMQVFQEPVSLDNPVGDGETLLGELIADRQSVAPDAHVHRTELTRELDRILGTLTPREQTVIRLRFGIGQDEPCTLEQVGQSLSVTRERIRQIEAKAIKKLKTPEIKEMFAAIK; this comes from the coding sequence ATGAGAAAAGACCAGCTGATAGAAGAGCAGCAAGAAGACATCGAGCCGGCTGAGGCTCTCGACGTGGAGACAGATGATCCGGAGGCCAGCACGATGCTGGGGGTCATCGGCCGCGAGCCGGGCGAGGCGGAGCCGACGGAAGAGCCGGGACCGGTTGTGAAGGGGCCCGCCGGTCGGATCGAAGACCAGTCCATGGCGCTGGAGTCTCTGTACTTCCGTTCGTTCGGGGAGCGGAAGTTGCTGAATCGGGACGAAGAAATCACCCTGGCCAAGGGTCTCGATCGAGGCACGAGGGGCATCCGGGCGGCGTTGCGCGAAGCGGTGGTCTTTGCGGCGCGGATGCGCAAGACCGACAAGCGCGAGGCGGCGCTTGCGGTCCTGAACGAAGTCCGGGGGCTGAGCGGATTTTCGGCCATTGTCTTGGAACAGGCCGACAAAGCTCTGGAGGCGCTCGTGGCCGAGTCGCGGACGTCCGGCAAGACTGCCGCCTTCCGCGTGAAGCGCCTGTCGGCCATCCGAAAGCAGCTGCGCGAATCCCGCGCCATGCTCGAGAAGGCGAAGGATGAGATGGTCCGCTGCAACCTGCGCCTGGTCGTGGACATCGCCAAGCACTACAACGGCCGCGGCCTGACGCTGCTGGACCTCGTCCAGGAAGGGAACATGGGCCTGATGAAAGCGGCGGAACGGTATCAATATCGCAAGGGGTTCAAGTTCAGCACCTATGCCACCTGGTGGATTCGTCAGGGCATCACCCGTGCGTTGGCCGACCAATCCAGAACCATCAGGATTCCGGTGCACATGACCGAGGCCTCGCACCGGATCGTGCGGACCGCGCGCCGGTTGGTGCAGCAGCTCGGCCGCGAGGCCCGGCTGGAGGAGATCGGGAAAGCCATGCATCAGCGCCCGGACAAGATCCAGGAAACGATGCAAGTGTTCCAGGAGCCGGTCTCGCTGGACAATCCGGTCGGGGACGGGGAAACGCTGCTGGGAGAGCTGATCGCGGATCGGCAGTCGGTGGCGCCCGATGCGCACGTCCACCGCACCGAGCTCACGCGGGAATTGGATCGCATCCTGGGCACGCTCACGCCCCGCGAGCAGACGGTGATTCGGCTGCGCTTCGGGATCGGGCAGGACGAGCCCTGTACGCTGGAACAAGTCGGGCAAAGCCTGTCGGTCACCCGCGAGCGGATTCGCCAGATCGAGGCCAAGGCGATCAAAAAACTGAAGACGCCGGAGATCAAGGAGATGTTCGCCGCCATCAAGTGA
- a CDS encoding slipin family protein, protein MNLLLSPLAFLVLFGLLVGMGFHVLREYERAVIFRWGRLARGLIGGNGPGVVVIIPVIDKLVRVSLRTVTMDVPPQDVITKDNVSVKVNAVIYFRVVDPQRAIVEVEDYLYATSMMAQTTLRSVLGQSQLDDLLSKREEINAELQRIIDQQTEPWGVKVSAVEVKNVDLPQEMQRAIAKQAEAERERRSKVIHAEGEFQAAQRLTDAAQVMSQNPIALQLRYLQTLVEIAAEKNSTTIFPVPIDIISPLLKGLIKKDEGAAG, encoded by the coding sequence ATGAACCTACTCTTGAGCCCTCTCGCGTTCCTGGTCTTGTTCGGCCTGCTGGTGGGCATGGGTTTCCACGTGCTGCGCGAATATGAGCGAGCGGTCATCTTTCGCTGGGGCCGGCTGGCGCGCGGCCTCATCGGCGGGAACGGCCCCGGGGTGGTCGTCATCATTCCCGTGATCGACAAGCTGGTACGGGTGAGCCTGCGGACGGTCACGATGGACGTGCCGCCCCAAGATGTGATCACCAAGGACAACGTGTCGGTCAAGGTGAACGCGGTCATCTATTTCCGGGTCGTGGACCCGCAACGGGCGATCGTCGAGGTGGAAGATTATCTCTACGCCACCTCGATGATGGCCCAGACCACGCTCCGCAGCGTGTTGGGCCAGAGCCAGCTGGACGATCTCCTGTCGAAGCGGGAAGAAATCAACGCAGAGCTGCAGCGGATCATCGACCAACAGACGGAACCCTGGGGCGTGAAAGTGTCCGCCGTGGAGGTCAAGAACGTGGACCTGCCCCAGGAGATGCAGCGGGCCATCGCGAAGCAGGCCGAGGCGGAGCGCGAACGACGCTCCAAGGTGATCCATGCCGAGGGGGAATTCCAGGCGGCCCAGCGTCTGACCGATGCGGCCCAGGTCATGAGCCAGAATCCCATCGCCCTCCAGTTGCGGTACCTGCAGACCCTGGTCGAAATCGCGGCGGAGAAGAACTCGACCACGATCTTCCCGGTTCCCATCGACATCATTTCCCCCCTCCTCAAGGGCCTGATCAAAAAAGACGAAGGGGCCGCCGGCTAA
- a CDS encoding nodulation protein NfeD: MQSPLRKSSPLLLTLSALVVSAFSCVVADTARAETPLLVATYEGVINPVTAEYLHDALAHAEATGARALIVQLDTPGGLDTSMRIIIKDFIAAKIPVIVYVAPSGGRAASAGVFLTIAAHVAAMAPGTNIGAAHPVAMGGGEMDKTMKEKVENDSVAYIKSIAEQRGRNVAWAEDAVRKSVSVTEKEALSLKIIDVVAEDLPTLRDRLDGRTVALAAGPAVLHTKGAPFDFFPMSWRLELLKALSDPNIAYVLMTVGTIGILAELYNPGAILPGIVGAISLILAFYSFQSLPVNYAGVLLMLLGIVLFILEVSVTSYGLLALGGVTAMILGSLMLLKTDAPFLQISWSVILPVVALAAGLTLLMVGMGVRVMRRQPTTGREGMVGLVGVAKTPVAPHGKILVHGELWEAISEQPLQPGDQAEVMKLVGLTLYVKPAVKKGAI; encoded by the coding sequence ATGCAGTCGCCGTTGCGCAAATCATCTCCTCTTCTTCTGACCCTGTCAGCCCTGGTTGTAAGCGCGTTCTCTTGTGTCGTGGCCGACACGGCTCGAGCGGAAACACCCCTTCTCGTAGCCACCTATGAAGGGGTCATCAATCCCGTGACCGCCGAGTATCTCCACGATGCCTTGGCCCATGCAGAAGCCACCGGGGCCCGGGCGCTGATCGTGCAGCTGGATACGCCGGGCGGGCTCGATACCTCGATGCGGATCATCATCAAGGACTTTATCGCCGCGAAGATCCCGGTCATCGTCTACGTCGCGCCCTCCGGCGGACGCGCGGCCTCGGCCGGCGTGTTCCTGACGATCGCCGCCCATGTCGCCGCCATGGCGCCCGGCACGAACATCGGGGCGGCCCATCCGGTCGCGATGGGCGGAGGCGAGATGGACAAGACGATGAAGGAGAAGGTCGAGAACGATTCGGTCGCCTACATCAAGTCCATCGCGGAGCAGCGCGGGCGGAACGTCGCCTGGGCCGAAGATGCGGTGCGCAAGAGCGTGTCGGTGACGGAGAAGGAAGCGTTGAGCCTGAAGATCATCGACGTGGTCGCCGAGGATCTCCCGACGCTCCGGGACCGATTGGACGGCCGCACGGTCGCGCTCGCCGCCGGTCCGGCGGTGCTCCATACCAAGGGCGCGCCGTTCGACTTTTTTCCCATGAGTTGGCGGCTGGAGCTGTTGAAAGCCCTCAGCGATCCCAACATTGCCTATGTCCTGATGACGGTCGGCACGATCGGCATCCTGGCGGAGCTGTACAATCCCGGCGCGATCCTGCCCGGCATCGTGGGCGCGATCAGCTTGATTCTCGCCTTCTATTCGTTTCAATCCCTGCCGGTGAACTATGCGGGCGTCCTGCTGATGCTCCTGGGCATCGTGCTGTTCATCCTGGAAGTGTCGGTCACCAGTTACGGGTTGCTGGCGCTCGGCGGCGTGACCGCGATGATCCTGGGCTCGCTCATGCTGCTGAAGACCGACGCCCCGTTCCTGCAGATCTCCTGGTCGGTGATCCTGCCCGTCGTGGCCCTGGCGGCCGGGCTGACCCTGCTGATGGTCGGGATGGGGGTGCGCGTCATGCGCCGGCAGCCCACGACGGGCCGCGAAGGTATGGTGGGGCTGGTCGGCGTGGCGAAGACGCCGGTGGCTCCGCACGGCAAGATTCTGGTGCACGGAGAACTGTGGGAGGCGATCAGCGAACAGCCGCTCCAGCCGGGCGACCAGGCGGAGGTCATGAAACTGGTGGGGTTGACGCTTTACGTCAAGCCTGCGGTCAAGAAGGGAGCCATCTGA